Proteins encoded within one genomic window of Gracilimonas sp.:
- a CDS encoding SCO family protein: MKKLILLLLPFIILACGIRTDVIDDFGDASFDLLNQDSVKVTFPDDFQGDFIVMGFIYTNCPDICSLITQNLMRIQKDMNYPEDVQFIAATFDPVRDTPSALKKYGNSFGVDENFTFLTGDSTQVFALMDSAGVRSQISMSQTTEAGRKLYFINHSDKIMVLDRQSRVIFEYGGSQKMIPSLVREDLNKVR, from the coding sequence ATGAAAAAATTAATTTTATTATTACTGCCTTTTATAATTTTAGCCTGTGGTATCCGTACAGATGTTATTGACGATTTTGGGGACGCTTCTTTTGATTTGCTAAACCAGGACAGCGTCAAAGTTACTTTCCCGGATGATTTTCAGGGTGATTTTATAGTTATGGGATTTATTTATACTAACTGCCCGGATATTTGCTCACTGATTACTCAAAACTTGATGCGGATTCAAAAAGACATGAATTATCCGGAAGATGTTCAATTTATAGCAGCTACATTTGATCCAGTCCGGGACACTCCTTCAGCCTTGAAAAAGTACGGAAATTCGTTTGGGGTGGATGAAAATTTTACATTTTTAACCGGAGACTCAACGCAAGTTTTTGCATTAATGGACAGTGCAGGAGTAAGAAGTCAGATATCGATGTCCCAAACAACAGAAGCCGGACGCAAACTTTATTTTATCAATCATTCTGATAAAATTATGGTGCTTGACAGACAGTCACGTGTGATATTTGAGTACGGAGGAAGCCAAAAAATGATTCCGTCTCTTGTAAGAGAAGACCTTAATAAAGTAAGATGA
- a CDS encoding M14 family metallopeptidase, translated as MYKFILLVIISLGLVSCKSSEEFTGFSYDPPDVTNTSDKEIDPQFRRIIGVDKPKVWVSNEFEGARINNFYALNDSIFEAFIAPENGPINNSPWFAFKIWSDTVRMAIIQLNYEDATHRYIPKLLSWAPMDSTWKLQTELNAEYDSVNGTAVFKVLLAEDPIIISGQPLHTFSNLKDTLRSRNILGKDFVEVREAGVSKKGKPIWELIITEAGEDQRAPVLALIGRQHPPEVTGYLASLIFLEELTSESKLANKFRETFVIKAFPMLNPDGVDLGHWRHNAGGVDLNRDWKNFNQPETKAVRDALSSMKNNEKRKMFYAIDFHSTNENIFYPINEDIKTNPDNFTQQWVAEIIKENPEVEFNIEEFDTSSPIAKNWFYHTFGIDALTYEVNDQIEKEDLEKVSRSAARLLMELLLKEWAKKPLEN; from the coding sequence ATGTATAAGTTTATTTTGTTGGTTATAATTTCTTTAGGGTTGGTTTCCTGTAAAAGCAGTGAAGAGTTTACCGGATTTTCGTACGATCCCCCTGATGTAACCAACACTTCTGACAAAGAGATAGACCCTCAATTCCGCCGGATTATAGGCGTTGATAAACCTAAAGTATGGGTTAGCAATGAGTTTGAGGGTGCCCGTATCAATAATTTTTATGCCCTTAATGATTCAATTTTCGAAGCGTTTATAGCTCCGGAGAATGGACCAATTAATAATAGTCCATGGTTTGCATTTAAAATATGGAGCGATACCGTAAGAATGGCTATAATACAGCTTAATTATGAGGATGCCACACACAGATATATTCCGAAATTGCTAAGTTGGGCTCCAATGGATAGTACCTGGAAGCTACAAACAGAGTTAAATGCAGAATATGATTCTGTAAATGGGACGGCTGTTTTTAAAGTGTTGCTTGCAGAAGACCCGATTATAATCAGCGGGCAGCCATTACACACTTTTTCTAATCTGAAAGACACCCTCCGGAGCCGTAATATCCTTGGAAAGGATTTCGTGGAGGTCAGAGAAGCCGGGGTGTCAAAAAAAGGAAAACCCATCTGGGAACTTATAATTACAGAGGCTGGGGAAGATCAGAGAGCACCTGTTCTGGCATTAATTGGTAGACAACATCCGCCCGAAGTTACCGGGTATCTTGCTTCGCTTATTTTTCTGGAAGAACTTACTTCCGAAAGTAAACTGGCAAATAAATTTAGGGAGACATTTGTCATTAAGGCATTTCCGATGCTAAATCCGGACGGAGTAGATCTTGGGCATTGGCGGCATAATGCCGGAGGCGTTGATTTGAACCGGGATTGGAAAAATTTTAATCAGCCTGAAACCAAAGCCGTACGTGATGCGCTTTCAAGTATGAAAAACAATGAAAAGCGGAAAATGTTTTATGCGATAGATTTTCATTCTACTAATGAAAATATTTTTTATCCTATCAATGAAGACATAAAAACTAATCCTGATAATTTTACTCAACAATGGGTCGCAGAAATTATTAAGGAAAATCCGGAGGTTGAATTCAATATTGAGGAATTCGATACTTCTTCTCCGATAGCCAAGAACTGGTTTTATCACACATTTGGGATTGATGCACTTACTTATGAAGTAAATGACCAAATTGAAAAAGAAGACCTGGAGAAAGTTTCACGCTCGGCGGCTCGTCTACTTATGGAGCTGTTATTGAAGGAATGGGCCAAAAAGCCTCTTGAAAACTAA
- a CDS encoding BamA/TamA family outer membrane protein — protein sequence MALAQEDLESTRVWKVKIEGNETFEGIVLRNVITNEAPSLFKKLMFWRKPGMRLNENDVRRDVIRIERFYQRRGFNDVQVSYRIEDLSKEWRKTVIFEIIENSPIQIKNVRFEIVSSQKDSTLITNSENVNSIKQRLPYREGRRYETVNQSEVEGSLVGALRNLGYPYANSEVYANIDSTSKTAEVILRSTPGPRARFDSVLVEGHENLPAKYIARETGIKQNNFFSEKQLREAQREVFNHHMLRFALVSIPDQPKDSLINIKVRVKESPLRSLQLLFGIGNLTRIENGWADFYKLFRGQASWTHRNVRNRGERFTISGNASAIEQRLGIDYLFPYLLNTKTSLVSSPFISHQLEPSYEILRGGFTNSFVYQYSSNFTGTVSYEYTLNNETTTSSQESLPDSIQSYNVSSFNLNAFYSKGLSRGQEGWSFQPFWELSGLFGESTYSFQEVGLDARKFTPLTDKIVFAKRINFAGIYYAKQDSLPSDIRIYNGGTNSVRGWNRQELGPKRPILDEEGDFSHFVPIGGRATISFNTEFRFQLNQLIKGFGVATFLDGGQVWSNFNDIGTTPIQWGVGGGLRYQSPIGPIRVDIAYKINPTDQDLQIYQGQNYGSAWDKWGIHFSIGQAF from the coding sequence TTGGCTTTAGCTCAAGAAGATCTCGAATCAACAAGGGTATGGAAAGTAAAAATTGAGGGTAACGAAACTTTTGAGGGGATTGTTCTTCGCAACGTTATTACAAACGAGGCTCCCTCTCTTTTCAAAAAGTTAATGTTTTGGCGAAAACCGGGTATGCGCCTAAATGAAAATGACGTTAGAAGGGATGTAATCAGAATTGAGCGCTTTTATCAGCGTCGCGGGTTTAATGATGTGCAGGTATCGTATCGTATCGAAGACTTATCAAAGGAATGGAGAAAAACAGTAATTTTTGAAATCATTGAAAATTCGCCTATACAAATAAAAAATGTTCGGTTTGAGATCGTCTCATCTCAGAAAGACAGTACACTAATTACCAACAGCGAAAATGTTAACTCCATCAAGCAGCGGCTCCCGTACCGAGAAGGGAGGCGGTATGAAACAGTAAATCAATCTGAGGTAGAAGGAAGTTTAGTTGGAGCGCTACGAAATCTCGGTTACCCCTATGCGAATAGTGAAGTATATGCTAATATCGACAGCACTTCAAAAACAGCAGAAGTTATTCTTAGAAGCACTCCGGGCCCCAGGGCACGATTTGATTCTGTACTTGTTGAAGGGCATGAAAACCTCCCCGCTAAGTATATAGCAAGAGAAACAGGAATTAAACAAAATAATTTTTTCAGTGAAAAACAGTTAAGAGAAGCCCAGAGAGAAGTTTTCAATCATCACATGCTTAGGTTTGCCCTTGTTTCCATTCCTGATCAGCCTAAGGATTCTCTTATAAATATAAAGGTAAGAGTTAAAGAATCCCCATTAAGGTCGTTACAGCTTCTTTTTGGAATAGGCAATCTAACCCGTATAGAAAATGGATGGGCTGACTTTTATAAACTTTTCAGAGGGCAGGCCTCCTGGACGCACAGAAATGTCCGTAACCGAGGTGAGCGTTTTACCATTTCGGGAAATGCTTCAGCCATAGAACAACGCTTGGGAATTGACTATTTGTTTCCATACTTACTTAATACTAAAACATCTTTGGTTTCATCCCCTTTTATAAGCCATCAGCTGGAACCGTCATATGAAATTCTTCGAGGGGGATTTACTAATAGCTTTGTATATCAATACAGTTCAAACTTTACCGGTACCGTTTCCTATGAGTATACCCTCAACAATGAAACTACCACTAGCTCACAAGAAAGCTTGCCCGACAGTATCCAATCCTATAATGTTTCCTCTTTCAACTTAAATGCTTTTTATTCCAAAGGATTAAGTCGCGGGCAAGAGGGCTGGTCTTTTCAACCTTTCTGGGAGCTTTCAGGCCTGTTTGGTGAATCCACATACAGCTTCCAGGAAGTAGGCTTAGATGCCCGAAAATTTACTCCACTGACTGATAAGATTGTATTTGCAAAGCGTATTAACTTCGCCGGAATCTATTATGCAAAACAAGATTCCCTGCCTTCTGATATCCGAATTTATAATGGGGGCACGAATTCAGTCAGGGGATGGAACCGGCAAGAATTGGGCCCCAAACGACCCATATTAGATGAGGAAGGAGACTTTTCACACTTTGTCCCAATTGGAGGGCGTGCTACAATTAGTTTTAACACCGAATTTCGCTTTCAACTCAATCAACTTATAAAAGGATTTGGGGTAGCCACTTTTCTGGACGGCGGACAAGTGTGGTCGAATTTTAATGATATTGGCACGACACCCATTCAGTGGGGTGTTGGTGGTGGACTTCGGTATCAATCCCCGATCGGGCCTATTCGTGTAGATATAGCTTATAAAATCAACCCGACGGATCAGGACCTTCAGATTTACCAGGGACAAAATTATGGAAGTGCCTGGGACAAATGGGGCATTCATTTCAGTATAGGCCAGGCTTTTTAA
- a CDS encoding M14 family metallopeptidase — protein sequence MKKLGILFFFSLGILAQSFAQNYTPLHTLSWPESNGDSTMFTVGGERHGISFFKQHRFPEVEYEAGEELTFDTYHTTNVMYAWYERWAEQYPDIVDLYEVAKSFEGRPILQMTITNKETGKDTDKPAAYFEGGRHSGEITSSESILWLTKHLLENYGKDPEITELIDTKAIYLRPQNNPDGSNLYLHTAQSNRSSVRPHDNDRDGLLDEDSPEDLDGDGIIYSMRKKASPDEMEDANYIIDPRDPEGRLMKRVLSGKGNWLVYSEGVDNDGDGDINEDGIGGLDLHRNYVENWRPDRGEDLTGRGYTQYGAGEYPLSEPESKSVVMWMLTHPNISVVNSMDTRVPMHLRPPSTSKSEERMYPKDLALYEKYDKLGLEITEYPWAGDVYETYMTRYPTNRTTGDPSRPAPLFGHGPDFGYFYFGSIWYGDELWNNGAMKDYNEDGVYDNYDAIRWDDEENNGQGFKAWTKFNHPDLGEVEIGGFHPKFFSQNGPPWQLERWAKKQALFNLMMAKELPQITLDDITVEERSDNTYKITVSWTNTGNLPVALKQAQLVKIVQEDRVMLDFDSELTKGYENASLKIITPKLYDKTIRAGYTDAGESKEAVFEVKLNDIDGARGTVKILSTRGGYIEKNIEIGTPPSKD from the coding sequence ATGAAGAAACTCGGGATTCTATTTTTCTTTAGTCTTGGCATCTTAGCTCAATCTTTTGCTCAAAATTATACTCCACTGCATACCCTAAGCTGGCCGGAGTCAAATGGAGACTCTACGATGTTCACTGTTGGCGGAGAACGCCACGGGATTAGCTTCTTTAAACAACACCGTTTCCCTGAAGTGGAATATGAAGCCGGAGAAGAACTTACTTTTGATACCTATCACACTACCAATGTTATGTACGCTTGGTATGAAAGATGGGCAGAACAATATCCGGATATCGTAGATCTCTATGAAGTAGCCAAAAGCTTTGAAGGCCGACCTATTTTGCAGATGACGATCACCAACAAGGAAACCGGGAAGGACACCGATAAGCCGGCTGCTTATTTTGAGGGAGGCCGCCACAGTGGTGAAATCACCAGCAGTGAATCTATTTTATGGCTTACCAAGCATTTGCTGGAAAACTATGGAAAAGATCCTGAAATCACCGAATTAATTGATACGAAAGCGATCTATCTACGCCCTCAGAACAACCCGGACGGTTCTAACTTATACCTTCATACGGCTCAATCAAATCGCAGCTCGGTACGCCCTCATGACAACGACCGCGATGGGCTACTGGATGAAGATTCACCGGAGGACCTGGATGGTGATGGCATTATTTACTCCATGCGAAAGAAAGCAAGTCCTGACGAAATGGAAGATGCTAATTACATTATTGATCCTCGTGACCCGGAAGGACGTTTAATGAAACGAGTGCTTAGCGGCAAAGGTAACTGGCTCGTTTACTCTGAAGGTGTCGATAATGACGGAGACGGCGATATTAATGAAGACGGTATTGGAGGTTTGGACCTTCACCGTAATTATGTTGAAAACTGGAGGCCCGACAGAGGTGAAGATTTGACCGGAAGAGGATATACGCAATATGGCGCCGGCGAATACCCGCTGAGTGAACCGGAATCAAAGTCCGTAGTCATGTGGATGCTGACGCACCCCAATATTTCAGTGGTCAATTCTATGGATACAAGAGTTCCGATGCACTTACGTCCTCCTTCGACTTCGAAAAGTGAGGAAAGGATGTATCCAAAAGATCTCGCGCTTTATGAAAAGTATGATAAACTGGGGCTGGAAATCACTGAATACCCCTGGGCCGGTGATGTGTATGAAACCTATATGACCCGTTATCCAACAAACCGAACCACCGGAGACCCTTCTCGCCCTGCTCCTTTATTTGGACACGGTCCCGACTTTGGCTATTTCTACTTTGGTTCTATCTGGTATGGTGATGAACTATGGAATAACGGAGCCATGAAAGATTATAACGAAGACGGAGTGTATGACAACTATGATGCCATCCGTTGGGACGACGAGGAAAACAATGGGCAAGGCTTCAAAGCATGGACTAAATTCAATCATCCTGATTTAGGGGAAGTTGAAATCGGCGGTTTTCATCCCAAGTTTTTCAGTCAAAACGGGCCACCATGGCAACTTGAACGATGGGCTAAAAAACAAGCTCTGTTCAACTTAATGATGGCCAAAGAGCTTCCTCAAATTACGCTAGATGATATTACTGTAGAAGAAAGATCTGACAATACCTACAAAATTACTGTATCGTGGACCAATACAGGTAACCTTCCCGTGGCCTTAAAGCAAGCACAACTGGTCAAAATTGTTCAGGAAGACCGGGTAATGCTTGACTTTGACTCTGAACTGACCAAAGGATATGAAAATGCTTCCCTCAAAATCATTACTCCCAAACTATATGACAAAACAATCCGGGCAGGATATACAGATGCCGGAGAATCGAAAGAAGCAGTATTTGAGGTTAAACTGAATGATATTGACGGAGCAAGAGGAACCGTTAAAATTCTTTCTACCAGGGGCGGTTATATCGAAAAGAACATTGAAATAGGCACTCCTCCAAGTAAAGACTAA
- a CDS encoding cation diffusion facilitator family transporter encodes MGHNHSHHHHPKIDDSSIWKLWVSIFLNLAITLAEFVGGILSNSLALLSDAVHNLNDTMSLGITLVAKKISKKGTNSSKTFGYKRAEIIGAFINLITLVIIALFLIKEGVERFFDPQAIDGITMFWVAIVGLIGNFATAALLWKDAKNNLNMRSAFIHILSDGLSSVGVIIGGWLILKYQWYIVDAILTVIIGGYILWHSYHMLRETINILMESKPENINISELTSLMKGVEKVCDVHHVHVWRLDEHSTMLESHVVIEKEDLGEMESIKSSIKKLLHDKFDIHHSTLEFEFEPCGAPKHKLAHRH; translated from the coding sequence ATGGGTCATAACCACAGTCATCACCATCACCCTAAGATTGATGATTCATCTATTTGGAAACTTTGGGTTTCCATATTTTTGAACCTGGCGATCACGTTAGCTGAGTTTGTTGGCGGTATTTTGTCCAACAGTTTGGCTTTGCTTTCAGATGCTGTACATAACCTGAACGACACTATGTCGCTCGGTATCACCCTTGTTGCTAAAAAGATTTCTAAAAAAGGAACCAATTCCTCCAAAACCTTTGGCTATAAAAGGGCGGAAATCATTGGAGCTTTTATTAACCTTATTACTTTGGTTATTATAGCACTTTTCCTGATAAAGGAAGGGGTAGAGCGGTTTTTTGATCCGCAAGCTATTGATGGGATTACCATGTTTTGGGTTGCCATAGTTGGACTGATAGGTAACTTTGCAACGGCAGCCCTGTTATGGAAAGATGCTAAGAACAACCTGAACATGCGAAGCGCCTTTATCCACATTCTCTCGGATGGCCTTTCCTCGGTTGGGGTTATTATTGGCGGATGGCTGATTCTAAAATACCAGTGGTATATAGTGGATGCCATTCTCACAGTAATTATCGGCGGGTATATTCTCTGGCACTCTTACCATATGCTGAGGGAGACAATTAATATTTTAATGGAATCGAAACCTGAGAATATTAATATCTCGGAGCTAACAAGCCTCATGAAAGGTGTAGAAAAAGTGTGTGATGTCCATCATGTACATGTATGGAGGTTGGATGAACACAGTACTATGCTTGAGAGTCATGTAGTAATCGAAAAAGAAGATTTGGGTGAAATGGAATCCATTAAATCATCAATCAAAAAGCTGCTGCATGACAAATTTGATATCCATCACAGTACCCTGGAATTTGAATTTGAGCCTTGTGGAGCACCAAAACATAAACTCGCTCATAGGCATTAG
- a CDS encoding methyltransferase domain-containing protein has translation MNQAETPEIYNRKAHIYEQKWEKYLTHTHQKMLEAFESKQNHRILDVSAGTGLFAHHLIEKGMPFSQLVLNDVSGGMLNIARERFTENSRVSFTAHFAESLGFESLSFDTVISLNAFHNYVDQGQALSEIYRVLKPGGRLLVLDWNRKGLFQLVNFCIRTFTGEFIQTVSAEEVKQLLESEDFSVQALKEWKFRYWNFFLCEAEK, from the coding sequence TTGAATCAGGCAGAAACTCCAGAAATTTATAACAGAAAAGCTCACATTTACGAGCAGAAGTGGGAGAAGTATCTTACTCATACTCATCAAAAAATGTTGGAGGCTTTTGAGAGTAAACAGAATCACCGAATTCTTGATGTGAGTGCCGGAACCGGTTTGTTTGCTCATCATCTCATTGAAAAGGGGATGCCGTTTTCACAGCTGGTCCTTAATGATGTGTCAGGCGGAATGCTGAATATTGCCAGGGAACGTTTTACAGAAAACTCCAGGGTTTCATTCACCGCCCATTTTGCTGAAAGCCTTGGGTTTGAAAGCTTATCTTTTGACACGGTAATTTCACTAAATGCATTTCATAATTATGTGGACCAGGGGCAAGCCTTATCAGAGATATACCGGGTACTAAAGCCGGGTGGGCGACTATTGGTTTTGGACTGGAACAGGAAAGGATTGTTTCAGCTTGTTAACTTTTGCATCCGGACTTTTACAGGGGAATTTATTCAAACTGTTTCTGCGGAAGAAGTGAAACAACTGCTTGAATCTGAAGACTTCAGTGTTCAGGCGCTGAAGGAGTGGAAATTCAGGTATTGGAACTTCTTTTTATGTGAGGCAGAAAAATGA
- a CDS encoding copper chaperone PCu(A)C — protein MKYLISIFVLTALMVTSSCNSENRKGEVNSEGVTKKTEERVRPAASGGTSAAYFTYINTLSVADTIVSVSSPQAGMAQLHESYETEDGLMGMREQKNVVIQPEESITFQQGGLHIMLMQLNEDLTKGDSVLVEIELEQAGVISRVIPVKEN, from the coding sequence ATGAAGTATTTGATTTCTATTTTCGTTTTAACTGCTTTGATGGTTACTTCATCCTGCAATTCAGAAAACAGGAAAGGTGAGGTGAATTCCGAGGGTGTCACAAAAAAAACAGAAGAGCGCGTTCGCCCTGCGGCGAGCGGAGGCACCAGTGCGGCTTATTTTACCTATATAAATACATTGTCGGTTGCGGACACCATTGTTTCTGTGAGTAGCCCTCAGGCGGGAATGGCTCAGCTTCATGAATCTTATGAAACTGAAGACGGTTTGATGGGTATGAGGGAGCAAAAGAATGTTGTCATACAGCCGGAAGAAAGCATCACATTTCAACAAGGCGGTTTGCATATTATGTTAATGCAATTAAATGAAGACCTGACTAAGGGGGATTCTGTATTGGTTGAGATTGAACTTGAACAGGCCGGTGTTATTTCAAGAGTGATTCCTGTAAAAGAAAATTGA
- the mce gene encoding methylmalonyl-CoA epimerase, whose translation MHIDHIGIAVRNVEKATSTYSKILNASPTKTEVVESEKVETVFFQTGESKVELLGPTAPDSVIAKYVERKGEGLHHVAFEVKDIHAELDRLRKEGFTVLNEQPKDGADNKLVAFVHPKDNHGVLVELCQSKK comes from the coding sequence ATGCACATTGACCATATTGGCATTGCCGTCAGAAACGTAGAAAAAGCCACTTCAACTTATTCAAAAATTTTAAATGCTTCGCCAACCAAAACTGAAGTAGTTGAAAGCGAAAAAGTAGAAACAGTATTTTTTCAAACCGGAGAATCCAAAGTAGAATTACTCGGCCCAACCGCACCTGATTCGGTCATAGCTAAATATGTTGAAAGGAAGGGCGAGGGGCTGCATCATGTAGCTTTTGAAGTAAAGGATATTCATGCAGAACTGGATAGACTCCGAAAAGAAGGCTTCACCGTGCTCAATGAACAACCAAAAGACGGAGCCGATAACAAGTTGGTAGCATTTGTACACCCCAAGGATAATCATGGTGTTTTAGTGGAGTTGTGCCAAAGCAAAAAGTAG